The following DNA comes from Cellulomonas soli.
TCGCCGAGGAGGGCGGCCGTGCCGTGCGTCGGGTGCATCCGCCCGGAAGCGACCTGGAGCATGGTCGTCTTGCCCGCACCGTTGCGCCCGAGCACGACCCAGCGCTCACCCTCGCGCACGGTCCAGGACAGCTCGTCCAGGATCGTGGTCGCCCCCCGGCGGATGGTCACGGCCTGCAGGTCGAGCACGTCGGTCATGTCCCCGACCCTAGTCGGCGTCGGGCGCTGGTCGGAGCACCTGAGCGGGGCGTGGACCCCGGGGGCGGTCACGGGCCGCGCCGCGCCTACCGTGGTACCCGTGCACGAGCCCTCGCCCCTGCCCCGATCGGTCCTCCTCGCCCTCTGGCTGGACTCCCCGGCACCCGAGCCGGCGGTACTCCTGCGAGCCGTGCAGGGGGACGACGAGCCGCACACGGTCCACGGCCTCGACGGGGCCGACGACCCCGCTCCGTCCGACGCGGCACCTCTGGCACGGCTGGTCGCCGAGGTCCTCGCCGGTCCGCACCAGGTCGCTGCGCTGCTGCCCGCACCCGGCGAACCGGCACCGATGACAGGACGCCTCGCCGGGCTCGCCGCCGACCAGGGCGAGGCCCTGCTGCTGCGCACCCCGACCCGCGCCCTGGCGGCCGTCCCCGAGGTCGTCAGGTTCGGCAGCGAGCGCGAGCACGGGCACCTGGTGACCTGGCACGTGGTGGACGTCCCCGACTGGCGCACGGCCGTGCTCGGCGGCGTCGGGTCGTTGCAGGACGCCGAACGCGCGCTGCGCGAGGGGCTCGTCGAGGCGACCGAGGCGCTGACCCGGCTCGACGTGGCCCGGTGGCGGCCGGACGCCGCGGGTCGCATCGAGGCGGCGCGGGACGGCGCGCTGCGCCCGGGCCTCGTGCCCGACGGCCTGGACGCCCGTCGTGCCCGTGTGCTGACGAGCGCGCTGCGGCTGCGGGCGATCGTCCGGCTCGCGACCGAGGACGACGGGGCCGCGGTCAACCTGTGGCAGGTCGACCAGCGGTCCACCGCGCTGCGCGAGGTCGACCGGTCCGCCCGCCGGGCGATGGCCGCCGCCGCGACCTCGGACCTGCGCACCCCGAGCTGACACACCGGACCGGCACGCCCGGGCGCCCGCGCCCGGCAGCGCGTCGGGTGCGGGTCAGGCCAGGACGGCCCGGTACACCTCGAGCGTGCGCTCCCCGATCGCGTCCCAGGAGAAGTGCTCCTCGACGCGCGTACGGGACGCCTGACCCCACCGTGCGGCCTGCGCGGTGTCGGCGACGGCGTCGGCGAGCGCAGCCCCCAGGTCGGCGACGAACCGGTCGGGATCGGTCGGGGTGCCGGTGCCGTCCTGCACCTGGTCGATCGTGACGAGCCGACCGGTGGTGCCGTCGACCACGACCTCGGGGATGCCGCCGGTGGCCGTGCCGACCACGGGCAGGCCGACGGCCATGGCCTCGAGGTTGACGATGCCGAGCGGCTCGTAGATCGACGGGCAGGCGAAGACCGTGCCGTGCGCGAGGACGGCGACGAGCTCGTCGCGCGGCAGCATCTGCTCGATCCACACCACGCCGCCGCGCTTGGCGCGCAGCTGGTCGACCAGGCCGGTCACCTCCGCGGCGATCGCGGGCGTGTCGGGTGCTCCGGCGCAGAGCACGAGCTGGACGTCGGCAGGCAGCGCCTCGGCCGCACGCAGCAGGTACGGCAGCCCCTTCTGACGGGTGATGCGGCCGACGAACACGACCGCTGGGCGGTCCGGGTCGATCCCCAGGCCTTCGACCACGGCGCGCGCCCGCGCCCAGGCCTCCTCGCCCTCGGGCCGACGCCAGCCGTCCAGGTCGATGCCGTTGTGCACCACGTGCACCTTGCTCGGGTCCACGGCCGGGTAGGCGCGCAGGATGTCCTCGCGCATGCCGCCCGACACCGCGATCACCGCGGCGGCCGCCTCGTACGCGGTCCGTTCGGCCCAGCTGGACAGCGCGTAGCCGCCACCGAGCTGCTCGGCCTTCCACGGGCGCAACGGCTCCAGGCTGTGCGCGGTGACCACGTGCGGGAGCCCGTGCAGCAGACCGGCCACGTGCCCGGCGAGGTTGGCGTACCAGGTGTGGGAGTGCACCAGGTCGC
Coding sequences within:
- the glgA gene encoding glycogen synthase, translated to MRVDLLTREYPPHVYGGAGVHVAGLTAVLRGTIDVQVHCFEGTRSEPGVHGYVVPGELSSANAALQTLGVDLQMASAVGLPGADGAASDLVHSHTWYANLAGHVAGLLHGLPHVVTAHSLEPLRPWKAEQLGGGYALSSWAERTAYEAAAAVIAVSGGMREDILRAYPAVDPSKVHVVHNGIDLDGWRRPEGEEAWARARAVVEGLGIDPDRPAVVFVGRITRQKGLPYLLRAAEALPADVQLVLCAGAPDTPAIAAEVTGLVDQLRAKRGGVVWIEQMLPRDELVAVLAHGTVFACPSIYEPLGIVNLEAMAVGLPVVGTATGGIPEVVVDGTTGRLVTIDQVQDGTGTPTDPDRFVADLGAALADAVADTAQAARWGQASRTRVEEHFSWDAIGERTLEVYRAVLA